In a genomic window of Nocardiopsis mwathae:
- the paaB gene encoding 1,2-phenylacetyl-CoA epoxidase subunit PaaB yields the protein MDRKKRRTARRSPNSTATTTEDNGVTRDGGGHDSGHGGRRADWPLWEVFVRARRGMSHVHVGSLHAADARHALHNARDLYTRRQEGVSVWVVPAAAITASSPEAKGAFFDPADDKVYRHPTFYEVPEGVEHL from the coding sequence ATGGACCGGAAGAAGCGGCGGACCGCGCGGCGGAGCCCGAACTCGACAGCGACGACCACGGAGGACAACGGCGTGACACGCGACGGCGGCGGACACGACAGCGGGCACGGCGGCCGACGGGCCGACTGGCCGCTGTGGGAGGTGTTCGTCCGGGCACGGCGGGGGATGTCCCACGTACATGTCGGCAGCCTCCACGCCGCCGACGCCCGACACGCCCTGCACAACGCCCGCGACCTCTACACACGCCGCCAGGAAGGGGTGAGCGTGTGGGTGGTCCCGGCCGCCGCGATCACCGCCTCATCCCCGGAGGCCAAGGGCGCCTTCTTCGACCCGGCCGACGACAAGGTGTACCGGCACCCGACGTTCTACGAGGTCCCCGAGGGGGTGGAGCACCTGTGA
- the paaA gene encoding 1,2-phenylacetyl-CoA epoxidase subunit PaaA, with translation MAGTENAPEEWRERFDAMIAADERIEPRDRMPDDYRRTLIRQIAQHAHSEIIGMQPEGNWITRAPSLKRKAVLIAKVQDEAGHGLYLYSAAESLGVDRAELLDLLHEGRQRYSSIFNYPTLTWADVGAIGWLVDGAAITNQVPLCRCSYGPYARAMVRICKEESFHQRQGFECLYVLARGTDAQKAMAQDAVNRWYWPSLMMFGPPDAESPHTARSMAWKIKRFTNDELRQKFVDIIVPQAEVLGLTLPDPDLRWNPERGHYDHGPIDWEEFKQVLKGNGPCNRQRLEHRRAAHEKGAWVREAARAHAAKHAARTERGMRQSPSAQQVREVREVREPVA, from the coding sequence GGAGGAGTGGCGCGAGCGCTTCGACGCGATGATCGCCGCCGACGAGCGCATCGAACCGCGCGACCGCATGCCGGACGACTACCGCAGGACCCTGATCCGGCAGATCGCCCAGCACGCCCACTCCGAGATCATCGGCATGCAGCCCGAGGGCAACTGGATCACCCGCGCACCCAGCCTCAAGCGCAAGGCCGTCCTCATCGCCAAGGTCCAGGACGAGGCCGGGCACGGCCTCTACCTCTACAGCGCCGCCGAGTCCCTCGGCGTCGACCGCGCCGAACTCCTCGACCTGCTCCACGAGGGCCGCCAGCGCTACTCCTCGATCTTCAACTACCCCACCCTCACCTGGGCCGACGTCGGCGCCATCGGCTGGCTGGTGGACGGCGCCGCCATCACCAACCAGGTCCCGCTGTGCCGCTGCTCCTACGGCCCCTACGCCCGTGCCATGGTGCGCATCTGCAAGGAGGAGAGCTTCCACCAGCGCCAGGGCTTCGAATGCCTCTACGTGCTGGCGCGCGGCACCGACGCGCAGAAGGCCATGGCGCAGGACGCGGTGAACCGCTGGTACTGGCCGTCGCTGATGATGTTCGGGCCGCCCGACGCCGAGTCCCCGCACACCGCCCGGTCCATGGCCTGGAAGATCAAGCGCTTCACCAACGACGAACTGCGGCAGAAGTTCGTCGACATCATCGTGCCGCAGGCCGAGGTGCTCGGCCTCACCCTGCCCGACCCCGACCTGCGCTGGAACCCCGAACGCGGGCACTACGACCACGGCCCCATCGACTGGGAGGAGTTCAAGCAGGTCCTCAAGGGCAACGGGCCGTGCAACCGGCAGCGCCTGGAACACCGGCGCGCCGCCCACGAGAAGGGCGCCTGGGTGCGTGAAGCGGCGCGGGCGCACGCGGCCAAGCACGCGGCCCGGACGGAGCGCGGCATGCGGCAGTCACCGTCGGCGCAGCAGGTCCGGGAGGTGCGGGAGGTGCGGGAGCCCGTGGCGTGA